Within Thermus sp. CCB_US3_UF1, the genomic segment AGGGGGAAGTCCTGGCGGAAGGGTTCAGGGCTGGCGTTGACCACCACCAGGTAAGGCCCACGGGTAAAGGCCAGGTGCCCGTCGGCGGCGTAGACCCGGGCGTAAGGGGCGGTGCGGAGCTCGGGGTGTTCCTGGCGAAGCCGGGCCAGGCGGCGCACGGTTTCCAGGATCTCCCGTTTCCAGCGGGCTTCCTCCCAGACCATGCCCCCGCGGTTCTCCGGGTCCATCCCCCCTTCCATCCCGATCTCCTCCCCGTAGTAGACCGTGGGGTTTCCCGGCAGGAGGAAGAGGAGGGCGAGGGCCAGCCGGGCCCGCGCCACGCTCCCCCGGAGGAGGCTGAGGAGGCGGGGGGTGTCGTGGGAGGTCAGGAGGTTCATCTGGGCCCGCACCACCTCGAGGCGGTAGCGGCCAAAAAGCCCTTCCAGCCGGTGGCTGAAGGCCAGGGCCTGCAGGGGCTCGATCCGCCCCAGGCCCGAGCGGGCCGCGAGCTCCCGGTCCAAGGCCTCCCCGCCCACGAAGCCCAGGATGGCCCGGGCAAGGGGGTAGTTCATGGTGGCGTCAAACATGTCCCCCTGGAGCCAGGCCTCGGCTTCCTCCCAGATCTCCCCCACGATGTAGGCCTCGGGGTTGGCCCCCTTGACCCGGCGGCGGAAGGCCCGCCAGAACTCCGGATCCCGGATCTCGTTGGGCACGTCCAGCCGCCAGCCGTCGGCCCCGAAGCGGATCCAGTGCTCGGCCACCCCCAGGAGGTAGTCCCGCACCGCCGGGGTTTCCACCCGGAGCTTGGGGAGCTCGGGGTTGCCCCACCAGGCCTCGTAGTTGGGCTGGGGGGCGTAGGGGTTCAGGGGGAAGCCCTTCACGTAGTACCAGTCCCGGTAAGGGCTTGCCTCCCCGTTTTCCAGGAGGTGCTGGAAGGCGAAGAAGCCCCGGCCCGTGTGGTTGAAAACCCCGTCCAGGATCACCCGGATCCCGTGGGCGTGGGCCACTTCCAGGAGGTGCCTTAGGGCCTGGTTTCCCCCCAGCAAGGGGTCCACCTGGAGGTAGTCCGTGGTGTGGTAGCGGTGGTTGGCGGTGGAGGCGAAGATGGGGTTCAGGTAGAGGGCCTCCACCCCCAGGCCCTTCAGGTAGGGGATTTTCTCCGCCACCCCCCAGAGGGTACCCCCCTTGAACCCCCGGAGGCTCGGGGGGGCCTCCCAAGGCTCCAAGGGTCCGGCGGGGGCCGGCCTGCCCGGGGGGCCGGCGCGGAAGAAGCGGTCGGGGAAGATCTGGTAGAAAAAAACGCCCTCGTACCAAGCCACGCCCCCAAGTGTACCACGGGCGAAATGTGCCTAGAGCACAAAAATCCTTGCCCGGAGGAAGGGGGTTCTGGTATCCTCCCGGGGTGAAGGGTATGCGGGGCCGCCTCTTCGTCATGACCGGGGCCAGCGGGGTGGGGAAGGGCACGGTGCGGGCCCGCGTGCTGGAGCGTACCCGCCTCTTTTACTCCATCTCCATGACCACCCGGCCCCCTAGGCCGGGGGAGCGGGACGGGGTGGACTACTACTTCGTGGACCGCCCCGCCTTCGAGGCCCTTCTGGCCCAGGATGGGTTCCTGGAGCACGCCGAGTACGTGGGCCACCTCTACGGCACCCCCAAGGCCCCGGTGGAGCGGGCCCTGGCCCGGGGGGAGGATGTGCTCTTGGAAATTGAGGTCCAAGGGGCCCTCCAGGTGCGGGCCAAGGTGCCGGAGGCGGTTCTCATCTTCCTTCTGCCGCCTTCCCTTTCCGAGCTGAAGCGCCGCCTGGTCTACCGGGGCAAGGATAGCCCAGAAAAGATCCAAAAACGTTTGGCGCAGGCGGAGTGGGAGATCCAGAACGCCCACCTCTTTGACTACGTGGTGGTGAACGACGTGCTGGAGGAGGCGGTGGCCGACTTTCTGGCCATCCTGACCGCAGAGCGGCGGCGGACTCCCAGGATGGCCCGGGCCCTGGAACGGGCCCTAAAGCGGGATGGGGATCTGGAAGCGGAGCTGGACGAGATCTTGCGGAGGAACCATGGCGGAACCCGGGATTGACAAGCTGTTTGCCCTGGTGGATTCCAAGTATCGGCTTACGGTGGTGGTGGCCAAGCGGGCGCAGCAGCTTTTGCGCCACCGCTTCAAGAACACCGTGCTGGAGCCGGAGGAAAGGCCCAAGATGCGCACCCTGGAGGGGCTTTACGACGATCCCAACGCCGTCACCTGGGCCATGAAGGAGGCCTTGACGGGCCGGTTGGTCTTCGGGGAGAACCTGATCCCCGAGGACCGGCTGCAGAAGGAGATGGAAAGGCTCTACCCGGTGGAGGAAGAGGAGGCCTAGGTGGCCCGGGTCCTGGTGGCGGCGACGGGGGGGGTGGCGGCCATCAAGGTGCCCCACCTCCTCCGCCTTCTGCGGGCGGCGGGGCACGAGGTGCGGGTGCTGGCCACCCCCAGGGCCCTGGAGTTCGTCACCCCCCTCTCCCTGGCGGTGGCCGCGGGGGGGGAGGTGGCTACGGAGGAGGCCTGGTTCCGCCCCGATGGCCGGGCCCTGCACATTGAGCTGGCCCGCTTTGCCGACGTGGTCCTGGTGGCCCCGGCCACCGCGGACGCCCTGGCCAAGGCCGCCTTGGGCCTGGCCGACGACCTCCTTTCCGCCACCTTGCTGGCCGGGGCCAAGCGGGTGGCCTGGGCCCCGGCCATGAACCAGGCCATGTGGCTCGCCCCCCAGACCCAGGCCCACGTGGAGCGGCTTAAGGCCTTGGGCCATGCCGTCTTCGGCCCCGCCTACGGCCCCCTGGCCGCGGTGGGGGAGGGGGAGGGCTGGGGGCGGATGCTGGAGCCCGAGGAGCTGGTGGAGCGCCTCCACGCCTTCCTCACCCCCAAGGACCTCCAGGGCTTAAGGCTTTTGGTCTCCGCTGGGCCTACCCGGGAGTACCTGGACCCGGTGCGCTTCCTCTCCAACCCTTCCTCAGGGCGCATGGGCTACGCCGTGGCCGAGGCGGCCCGGGACCGGGGGGCGGAGGTGGTGCTGGTGGCCGGGCCCACCTGCCTCCCTGACCCCTGGGGGGTGGAGGTGGTGCGGGTGGAAAGCGCCTTGGAAATGCGCGACCGCCTCCGGGAGCGCTACCCCTGGGCCCAGGGGGTGGTGATGGCCGCGGCGGTGGCCGACTACCGCCCGGCGGAGGTCCTTGCGGAGAAGGAGCCTAAGGTGGAGGCGGAAAGGATCCTGCGCCTGGTGCCCAACCCCGATATCCTCAAGGAGCTGGGGCAGGAGAAGGGGGATAAGGTCCTGGTGGGCTTCGCCATGGAAACCGGGGAGGGCCTGGAGCGGGCCAAGGGGAAGCTTTGGCGCAAGAACCTGGACCTCATCGTCCTCAACTGGGTGAACCGGGAGGGGGTGGGCTTCGGCAGCCCCGAGAACGAGGTGGTCCTGCTCCTCAAGGATGGGCGGATCCTGGAGCTTCCCCGGATGTCCAAGCGCCAGGTGGCCGACCGTATACTGGATTTCGTCAAAGAGTTTTGGCAAGCCTAAAGGGGTGTCTATGCGAAGCAAGGCGGAACGGCACCGCGCCATCCAAGAGATCGTGAGCCGCGAGGAGATCGGTACCCAGAAGGAGCTGGTGGAGCGGCTTAGGCAGTTGGGTTTTGACGTGACCCAGGCCACGGTGAGCCGGGATATCGCCGAGCTCCGCCTGGCCCGGGTGGCCCTGGGCAAGGGTCGGCACAAGTATGCCCTTCCCTCCCTGGAGCTGCCGGAGGATGTGCACGAGGAGCTGAAACGCCAGTTTGGCCTCTTTGTGAAGGACGTGGACCGGGGCGGCAACATCCTGGTGGTGAAGACCGCCGAGGGCCACGCCTCGGGCATCGCCCTCCTCATGGACCGCCTCAGGCGGGACGAGATCGTGGGCACCCTGGCCGGGGAGGACACCATCTTGGTGGTGGCCCGGAGCGAGGAGGGGGCCAAGGCCCTGGAGGAGGAGTTCGGGGAGCTCCTGGTGGCGGGGAAGGCTGGCAAACGGGCCCCTGGGCTGCCCTCCTAAAGCGGTGCTGGAACTTTTCCTCAAGTCTTTCCTTACCCTCTTCGTGGTCGTGGACCCCGTGGGGCTGGTCCCCGTCTTCCTGGCCCTGGCCGGGGACCGCCCCCCGAGGAAGCAGGCCCAGATCGCCAAGAAGGCGGTCCTGGTGGCGGGGGGGCTTCTGGTCTCCTTCTTCTTCTTTGGCCGCGGGCTTTTGGAGCACCTGGGGATCAGCCTCGAGGCCCTGCGCATCGCCGGGGGCATCCTGCTTTTTCGCATCGCCACCGAGATGGTCTTCGCCCATCACGAGCGGGAAACCGAGGAGGAGAAGGACGAGGCCCTCCACAGGGCCGACATCTCCGTCTTCCCCTTGGCCATCCCCCTCATCGCCGGCCCCGGGGCCTTGGCCAGCGTCCTCATCCTGGGGGGGGAGGCCCGGGGGACGCCTTGGGGCTGGGCGGTGGTCCTCCTCACCGCTTTTTTGGTCCTCCTCCTGGCCTACCTCTTCCTGCGGGCTGCCCTGCACGTGCGCCAGGTTCTGGGACGCACCGGGGTTAACGTGGTCACCCGGGTCCTGGGCCTTCTTTTGGCGGCCCTGGCGGTGCAGTACGTGGCCGATGGGGTCAAGGGCCTCCTTTAGCCCGGTACATGCGTCGGTCGGCCTCCTCCAGGGCCTCCTCCAGGCTTTCCTCCCCCACGCAAAGCCCCCCCGCCGCCACCCCGTAGGGTAGGTTGGCCTGAAGCCGGGCGATGAGGAGGGGGATCTCCTCCGGGGAAAGGCCCAGGTGCAGGCTGACGAACTCATCCCCCCCCACGCGGAAGGCCAGGTCCCGGCGGCGGGAAAGGCTTTTCAGGGCCGTGGCCAGGCTTTTCAGGGCCCGGTCCCCGGCGGCATGGCCTTCCCGGTCGTTCAGGGCCTTCAGGCCGTTGAGATCCCAGTAGATGAGGCCCAAGGGCTCCCCCAGGGTGCGGGCCTCGGCCTGGAGCTGGGGGAAGGTCTCCTCCAGGGCCCGGCGGTTGCCCAGCCCCGTCAAGGGATCGGTGCGGGCCTTCTCCTGCAGGGCTTGCCGCTCCCGCATGGCCTTGAGGAGCAAGGCGGCCTCCAGGGCGAAGGCTTGGGCGAGCTCCAGGGAGAGGGGGGTGAAGGCCTCGGGGTGGCTGAAGCTGTCCAGGTTCATGGCCGCCAACACCTCCCCTTCCAGGACGATGGGCAGGCCTAAGGTGGCCTGGATCTCCAGGAGGCGGCCGTGCTCAAAGAAGGCAGGCCGGGCCTCCACGGTGCTCAGGCTGGAGAGGTGGCGGATCTCCGTCCCCTTCAGCACCCGGGGGCGGCCCTTGAGCCAGTTGTCCACCCCCAGGCCATACCAGGCCAGCTCCTCCTCCAAGGAGGTGCGGGCCCCCAGGAGGTCTTCCGAGAACCCTTCCTGGGCCACCAGGTAGAAGAAGCCCCCCTCCCGCAGCAGGATGCTTCCCGCCTCGGCCCCTGGCACCACCGCCACCGCTTCCCGGATGAGGTCCTGAAGAAGTCCCTCGGGCTCTTCGTGCTGCAAAAGCCCTTTCAGCACGGCGAGAAGGCTTTGGTAGGCCCGGGCCCGGATGGCCAGGGGAGTGGTTTCCAGGAGGAGGAGGTAGGTCCCCTCCGGGGTGGGGAGGCGCACCACCTGGTAGCTCCGCTCTTCCACCTCCAGGGTCTCCCCTTGGGGGAGGGGAAGGCCTTGGGCCAGGGCGTTGGCCACCACCTCCTCCCCTCGCAGGAGGAAGACGGGGTAGGGGGCTTCCAGGGGGTTCATGGGCGCTCCAGGAGGAGGCGGGCGTGGGCTAAAGCGGCCTCGGTGTACTGGCCGGAGAGGAGACGGGCCAGCTCCCGCACCCGGGCCTCCCCTTCCAGGACCTCCACCCGCACCTCGCTCCCTTCCTTGACCACCCGGAGGTGGCGGTGGGCCCGGGCGGCCACCTGGGGCAGGTGGGTCACCACCAGGACCTGGCGGCTTTCCGCCAGGCGGGCCAGGCGCTCGGCCAGTTTCCAGGCCGTCTCCCCACCCACCCCGGTGTCCATCTCGTCAAAGACCACCGTGGGGGCCTCGGCCCCGGTAAGGAGGGCCAGGGCCAAGGCGATGCGGGAAAGCTCCCCGCCGCTGGCGGCGCCTAGGGGGGCGGGGGGCAGGTGGGGGCTTGCGGAGAAGCGGAAGGCCACCTCCTCCAGGCCGAAGGGCCCGGGTTCAGGGAGGGGGAGGAGTTCCACCTGGAAGCGCGCCTGGGGGAGGCCCAGGGCCGAGAGTTCCGCCTCCATGCCCCGGGCCAGCCGTTGGGCCGCCTGGGCCCGGGCCTCCGTGAGGGCTTCGCCGGCGGCGAGGAGGGTTTCCCGGCTGGCCCGCACCGCGCGCCTTACCGCCTCGAGGCGCTCCTCACCGCCTTCCAGCGTCCGAAGTTCCTCCTGGGCCCTTTGGGCATGGGCCAGCACCTCCTCCAGGGTGGGGCCGTACTTGCGCTTGAGCCTCTCCAGGAGGGAGAGCCGGGCCTCGAGGGCCGCCAGGCGCTCGGGGTCCCCCTCCAGGCCCTCCAGGTAGTCCTCCAGCTCCCGGGCCACGGCCCTGGCCCCCTGCAGGGCAGCTTCCAGGTCCCCGGCCAGGGCTTCCAGGGCCCGGTCAAACCGGCCGCCCCCGCGGAGCTCCCGCACAGCCCCCTGGAGGAGGTCCAAGGCCCCTTCCTCGGCCAGGAGAGCGTAGGCCCGGCCTGCCCGCTCCCTAAGGGCTTCCAGGTGCCTAAGCCTTTCCGCCTCCTGCCAAAGCTCCTGGTCCTCTCCCGGGCGGGGCTTGGCCTCCTCAATCTCCCGAAGCTGGAAGCGCAGGAGGTCTTCCCGCTCGCTCCGCATCCTCAAGGCCTCCTCTAAGGCCCTCTGCTCGGCGAGGAGGGCCTGGTATTGGCCATAGGCCTCGGCGTAGGCCCCAAGGGTTTCGGGGGGGAGGAGGGCGTCCAGAAGGGCCCGTTGCCGCTTGGGGGAGAGGAGGGCCAAGGCGGCGTGCTGGGCGTGGAGGGAAAGCCAGCGCTCCGCCTCCTCCTGGAGTTCCTTGAGGCTCACCACCTCCCCGTCGATCCGCGGGGTGGAGCGGCTACCCACCCGGCGGGAGAGGACCCGCTCCGGGAAGAAGGCGGTGACCAGGAGGCTTTCCCCGAAGGGTCCCAGAAGCCCTTCCGCCTTTTCCCCCAGGAGGAGGGCTAAGGCGTCCACCAGGAGGCTTTTGCCCGCGCCCGTCTCCCCGGTGAGGACGTTGAGCCCGGGGCCGAGCTCCAGGACGGCCTCCCGGATGGCGGCGAGGTTCTGGACCTCGAGGCGTAAGAGCATCCCCTTCCCATTCTAGGGCACCCCCAGGCGGGGCTAAGGCATGGGGTGGGCCAGGGCCAGGCGGCGCACCTCCTCCCGCAGGGCCTCGGAGGGGCCTTCCGTGAGGGCGCGGTCCATGAGCTCGGCCACGCGGGGCATCTCCTCTGGGGTGAAGCCCCGGGTGGTGATGGCGGGGGTGCCCACGCGGATCCCCGAGGTGACCCGGGGGGGCTTGGGGTCAAAGGGGATGGCGTTCTTGTTCACCGTGATGCCCACCGCGTCCAGCCTTTCCTCCGCCTCCTTGCCCGTGAGGCCCTTGGGGCGCAGGTCCACCAGGAAGAGATGGTTGTCCGTGCCCCCGGTGACGATGCGGTACCCCCTTTCTGCCAGCTCGGCGGCCAGGCGCTGGGCGTTTTGCACCACCAGGCGGCTGTAGGCTTTGAACTCTGGCTGCAAAGCCTCAAAGAAGGCCACCGCCTTGCCGGCGATCACGTGCTCCAGGGGGCCGCCCTGGATGCCGGGGAAGATGAGCTTATCGATCTTCTTGCCCAGCTCGAGGTCGTTGGAAAGGATGAGGCCGCCCCGAGGGCCCCGTAGGGTCTTGTGGGTGGTGCTGGTCACCACATGGGCGTAGGGGATGGGGTTGGGGTGGAGGCCCGCGGCCACCAGCCCGGCGAAGTGGGCCATGTCCACCACCAGGTAGGCCCCCACCTCGTCGGCGATCTCCCGGAAGGCCTGGAAGTCCCAGAACCGGGGGTAGGCGCTGCTCCCGGCCACGATCACCTTGGGCCGGTGCTCCCGGGCCAGGCGGCGCACCTCCTCGAGGTCAATCCGCTCCGTATCGGGCCGGACCCCGTAGGACACCACCCGGTAGAGCTTCCCCGAGAAGTTCACCTTGGCCCCATGGGTGAGATGCCCCCCGGCGGCCAGGTCCATGCCCATCAGGGTGTCCCCGGGCTCCATCAGGGCCATGTAGACGGCCATGTTGGCCTGGGAACCGGAATGGGGCTGGACGTTGGCCCAGGCTGCCCCAAAGAGGGCCTTGGCCCGCTCCATGGCCAGCCGCTCCACCTGGTCAATGACCTCGCACCCCCCGTAGTACCGGGCCCCCGGGTAGCCCTCGGCGTACTTGTTGGTGAGGACGCTCCCCACCGCTTCCCGCACC encodes:
- a CDS encoding glycoside hydrolase family 13 protein, whose translation is MAWYEGVFFYQIFPDRFFRAGPPGRPAPAGPLEPWEAPPSLRGFKGGTLWGVAEKIPYLKGLGVEALYLNPIFASTANHRYHTTDYLQVDPLLGGNQALRHLLEVAHAHGIRVILDGVFNHTGRGFFAFQHLLENGEASPYRDWYYVKGFPLNPYAPQPNYEAWWGNPELPKLRVETPAVRDYLLGVAEHWIRFGADGWRLDVPNEIRDPEFWRAFRRRVKGANPEAYIVGEIWEEAEAWLQGDMFDATMNYPLARAILGFVGGEALDRELAARSGLGRIEPLQALAFSHRLEGLFGRYRLEVVRAQMNLLTSHDTPRLLSLLRGSVARARLALALLFLLPGNPTVYYGEEIGMEGGMDPENRGGMVWEEARWKREILETVRRLARLRQEHPELRTAPYARVYAADGHLAFTRGPYLVVVNASPEPFRQDFPLRGALPRGAQAVDLLSGASCTPMGGRLCGPELPPFSVAVWAEV
- the gmk gene encoding guanylate kinase — translated: MRGRLFVMTGASGVGKGTVRARVLERTRLFYSISMTTRPPRPGERDGVDYYFVDRPAFEALLAQDGFLEHAEYVGHLYGTPKAPVERALARGEDVLLEIEVQGALQVRAKVPEAVLIFLLPPSLSELKRRLVYRGKDSPEKIQKRLAQAEWEIQNAHLFDYVVVNDVLEEAVADFLAILTAERRRTPRMARALERALKRDGDLEAELDEILRRNHGGTRD
- the rpoZ gene encoding DNA-directed RNA polymerase subunit omega; amino-acid sequence: MAEPGIDKLFALVDSKYRLTVVVAKRAQQLLRHRFKNTVLEPEERPKMRTLEGLYDDPNAVTWAMKEALTGRLVFGENLIPEDRLQKEMERLYPVEEEEA
- the coaBC gene encoding bifunctional phosphopantothenoylcysteine decarboxylase/phosphopantothenate--cysteine ligase CoaBC: MARVLVAATGGVAAIKVPHLLRLLRAAGHEVRVLATPRALEFVTPLSLAVAAGGEVATEEAWFRPDGRALHIELARFADVVLVAPATADALAKAALGLADDLLSATLLAGAKRVAWAPAMNQAMWLAPQTQAHVERLKALGHAVFGPAYGPLAAVGEGEGWGRMLEPEELVERLHAFLTPKDLQGLRLLVSAGPTREYLDPVRFLSNPSSGRMGYAVAEAARDRGAEVVLVAGPTCLPDPWGVEVVRVESALEMRDRLRERYPWAQGVVMAAAVADYRPAEVLAEKEPKVEAERILRLVPNPDILKELGQEKGDKVLVGFAMETGEGLERAKGKLWRKNLDLIVLNWVNREGVGFGSPENEVVLLLKDGRILELPRMSKRQVADRILDFVKEFWQA
- the argR gene encoding arginine repressor; the protein is MRSKAERHRAIQEIVSREEIGTQKELVERLRQLGFDVTQATVSRDIAELRLARVALGKGRHKYALPSLELPEDVHEELKRQFGLFVKDVDRGGNILVVKTAEGHASGIALLMDRLRRDEIVGTLAGEDTILVVARSEEGAKALEEEFGELLVAGKAGKRAPGLPS
- a CDS encoding MarC family protein, coding for MLELFLKSFLTLFVVVDPVGLVPVFLALAGDRPPRKQAQIAKKAVLVAGGLLVSFFFFGRGLLEHLGISLEALRIAGGILLFRIATEMVFAHHERETEEEKDEALHRADISVFPLAIPLIAGPGALASVLILGGEARGTPWGWAVVLLTAFLVLLLAYLFLRAALHVRQVLGRTGVNVVTRVLGLLLAALAVQYVADGVKGLL
- a CDS encoding diguanylate cyclase codes for the protein MNPLEAPYPVFLLRGEEVVANALAQGLPLPQGETLEVEERSYQVVRLPTPEGTYLLLLETTPLAIRARAYQSLLAVLKGLLQHEEPEGLLQDLIREAVAVVPGAEAGSILLREGGFFYLVAQEGFSEDLLGARTSLEEELAWYGLGVDNWLKGRPRVLKGTEIRHLSSLSTVEARPAFFEHGRLLEIQATLGLPIVLEGEVLAAMNLDSFSHPEAFTPLSLELAQAFALEAALLLKAMRERQALQEKARTDPLTGLGNRRALEETFPQLQAEARTLGEPLGLIYWDLNGLKALNDREGHAAGDRALKSLATALKSLSRRRDLAFRVGGDEFVSLHLGLSPEEIPLLIARLQANLPYGVAAGGLCVGEESLEEALEEADRRMYRAKGGP
- a CDS encoding DNA repair protein RecN, which gives rise to MLLRLEVQNLAAIREAVLELGPGLNVLTGETGAGKSLLVDALALLLGEKAEGLLGPFGESLLVTAFFPERVLSRRVGSRSTPRIDGEVVSLKELQEEAERWLSLHAQHAALALLSPKRQRALLDALLPPETLGAYAEAYGQYQALLAEQRALEEALRMRSEREDLLRFQLREIEEAKPRPGEDQELWQEAERLRHLEALRERAGRAYALLAEEGALDLLQGAVRELRGGGRFDRALEALAGDLEAALQGARAVARELEDYLEGLEGDPERLAALEARLSLLERLKRKYGPTLEEVLAHAQRAQEELRTLEGGEERLEAVRRAVRASRETLLAAGEALTEARAQAAQRLARGMEAELSALGLPQARFQVELLPLPEPGPFGLEEVAFRFSASPHLPPAPLGAASGGELSRIALALALLTGAEAPTVVFDEMDTGVGGETAWKLAERLARLAESRQVLVVTHLPQVAARAHRHLRVVKEGSEVRVEVLEGEARVRELARLLSGQYTEAALAHARLLLERP
- the glyA gene encoding serine hydroxymethyltransferase; this translates as MVRTSLRDEALFELIALEEKRQREGLELIASENFVSAQVREAVGSVLTNKYAEGYPGARYYGGCEVIDQVERLAMERAKALFGAAWANVQPHSGSQANMAVYMALMEPGDTLMGMDLAAGGHLTHGAKVNFSGKLYRVVSYGVRPDTERIDLEEVRRLAREHRPKVIVAGSSAYPRFWDFQAFREIADEVGAYLVVDMAHFAGLVAAGLHPNPIPYAHVVTSTTHKTLRGPRGGLILSNDLELGKKIDKLIFPGIQGGPLEHVIAGKAVAFFEALQPEFKAYSRLVVQNAQRLAAELAERGYRIVTGGTDNHLFLVDLRPKGLTGKEAEERLDAVGITVNKNAIPFDPKPPRVTSGIRVGTPAITTRGFTPEEMPRVAELMDRALTEGPSEALREEVRRLALAHPMP